The DNA segment TTccaatcagatacaactgagtgactaagcatagcacagagtcCCTGCCACATGGGTTTGAGTACCAATCTTAGGTAAAAAGTTTCAAACACAACTTTCAGAAATGGGAAGATGATGACCTTCCCAATACTTTGTGAGCAGTGGCACAGATGGAGAGAggggctgaaggacaggaggaaaaagcagtgggaaaaatgtgctgaggaatccccttcataacctgccagaaaatctgctaaatatcTGACCTGTGCTCACAATTTTCATTGACCTGATCCTTGGtacaaaaaaagattaaagacagAAGAACCCTCACCTGCTTGGGCAACAGCTACTAAGGCACAGAAGATAGTAGAGGCTTTCGGACACACTGGGAAGTAGCCCCCTGGCAGCATCCCTCGGTTGCCCCCACTGCTGCTTGCCTGTTCACAGGGagttcaaggaaacaagaaacaagagactgtaaaggaattaagattttgttagccatatATCCTTCCAGGGGtgaggacctcctaccttaaccagaggtcttctgaaatctgagactgagctgtgtgagctttctgcttagtttgtttttgctgtcccagtttccagcacgctgggcttcttgtcactttCACTGCATTGGGTTTTCTTCACATTCAGCTTCTACTACGTGAACTTTTGCTGAGTTGGGtttctgctgtgcttggcctctgccTCACAGGGGCCAAGCTGAGGTTGTTTCAACCAGGTTAAATCCAAGTCACGGCACCAGATATGTCACAGGAGTATGTAATTTCCTCAATTCTGTCttgccacagcaaaaatttgaagtggtggaccagtgttacagctcggttacagctcagttttatttggcaagcaaatgaaaatacatcctcaaggtaTGAGGGTGGGCTGACCCAAAACAGGCACACAACTCACTTGTGGCTCctcttttgaaatgttttttctcctccgCCTGAGCCTGCCCCATGTATATTCGGCTAGCCAGGAAGGCTGTTTCTTCACCTGAGtttctcactccagtcctcggaccttcctttgttctattttcactggctttttcctttctttgtcttttgctgctgctgctaagtcgcttcagtcatgtctgactctgtgcgaccccacagacagcagcccaccaggctctgccatccctgggattctccaggcaagaacactggagtgggttgccatttcctcctccaattctttgtcttttagccaccactaaTTTGGActcctctttttatattctaactacctaatcccaagggaacatttcatgcaaagatgggctcaataaaggacagaaaaggtatggacctaacagaagcagacgatattaagaagaggtggcaagaatacacagaaaaactgtacaaaaaagatcttcacaaccaaataatcatgatggtgtgatcactcccttagagccagacatcctgaaatgcaaagtcaagtgggtcttgggaagcatcactacaaataaagctagtggaggtgatggaattccagttgagctctttcaaatcctgaaagatgatactgtgaaagtgctgcactcaatatgccagcaaatttgtggccacaggactggaaaaggtcagttttcattccagtcccaaagaaaggcaatgccaagaatgttcaaactactgcacaattgcactcatctcacacactagtaaagtaatgctcaaaattctccaagccaggcttcagcaatacgtgaaccgtgaacttccagatgttcaagctggttttagaaaaagcagaagaaccagagatcaaattgctaacatccactggatcatcaaaaaaagcaacggacatgaatttgggtaaactctgggaattggtgatggacagggaggcctggcatcctgcagtccatggggttgcaaagagtcagagacgactgagctactgaactggactgaatacatatatatgcatggctgagcCGTTTTACTATTTACCTGAAACTACTACAACATTTTTagtcagctataccccaatacaaattaaaagctaaaaaaaaaaaaagttttgtgtgtggatggatggataaataaatgtattcCTCCTCCGCCTCAAGCTATAGGGTCCACATATATCTCATTGAATTCTCAAatagtttttatattaaaaaacattaataatCACCACAAAATACATGATGGAAAAGAAGATGTTCACAGTAAGTTGCAACAAGTATTCTAAGAAAGAAGCCTTCAGTAGATTTCTGTGTTATTCTTATATACTCTGTATTTTAGAAGTTCTCATATGAGGGAGAAAGAAGATTACTCTTTCTGGCTAAGATGTCCAGCTATAAGACAGAATTCATtcattacataaaatatatatcaagtACCAACTCTGCTAGAGCATATAGGAAGCACTGATGACAAGTGAGATATGGTATCTGCACTtttggagcttatattctagagAAAGACACTAccaatttggttttgtttttttttgttgttgttgttgttgttttttaagtatAGTGAATAAAGTAATAAATGCATCTAATCTAAATTTCAGCCTTcctaggattcagttcagttcagttcagtcgctcagtcgtgtctgactctttgcaaccacatgaatcgcagcacgccaggcctccctgtcaatcatccACTCTCGGAGtctacccagactcacgtccgttgagtcagtgatgccatccagccatctcatcctctgtcgtccccttctccttctgccgccaatccctcccagcatcagtcttttccaatgagtcaactcttcgcataaggcggtcaaagtactggagtttcagctttagcatcattccttccaaagaaatcccagggctgatcacagttcaaaagcatcaattcttcagcgctcagccttcttcacagtccaactctcacatccatacatgaccagtggaaaaaccatagccttgactagacgaacctttgttggcaaagtaatgtctctgcttcatggctgcagtcaccatcagcagtgattttggagccccaaaaaaataaagtctgacactgtttccactgtttccccatctatttcccatgaagtgatgggaccagatgccatgatcttcgttttctgaatgttgagctttaagccaactttttcactctccactttcactttcatcaagaggcttttgagttcctcttcactttctgccataagggtggtgtcatctgcatatctgaggttattgatatttctcccagcaatcttgattccagcttgtgtttcttccagtccagcgtttctcatgatgtactctgcatataagttaaataagcaggatgacaatatatagccttgaggtactccttttcctatttggaaccagtctgttgttccatgtccagttctaactgttgcttcctgacctgcatacagatttctcgaaaagcagatcaggtggtctggtattcccatctctttcagaattttccacagtttattgtgatccacacagtcaaaggctttggcatagtcaataaagcagaaatagatgttttttctggaactctcttgctttttccatgatccagcggatgttggcaatttgatccctggttcctctgcctttttgaaaagcagcttgaacatctggaagttcacggttcacatattgctaagcctggcttggagaattttgagcattactttactagcgtgtgagatgagtgcaactgtgcggtagtttgagcattctttggcattgcctttctttgggattggaatgaaaactgaccttttccagtcctgtggccactgctgagttttccaaatttgctggcatattgagtgcagcactttcacagtatcatctttcaggatttgaaagagctcaactggaattccatcacctccactagctttgttcgtagtgatgctttctaaggcccacttgacttcacattccaggatgtctggctctaggtcagtgatcacaccatcgtgattatctgggtcgtgaagatcttttttgtacagttcttctgtgtattcttgccacctcttcttaatatcttctgcttctgttaggtccataccatttctgtcctttatcgagcccatctttgcatgaaatgttcccttggtatttctaattttcttaaagagatctctagtctttcccattctgttgttttcctctatttctttgcattgatcgctgaagaaggctttcttatctctttttgctattctttggaactctgcattcagttgcttatatctttcctttgctcctttgcttttcgcttctcttcttttcacagctatttgtaaggcctccccagacagccattttgcttttttgcatttcttttccacggggatggtcttgatccctgtctcctgtacagtgtcacgaacctcattccatagtttatcaggcactctatctatcagatctaggcccttaaatctatttctcacttccactgtataatcataagggatttgatttaagtcatacctgtatggtctagtggttttccctactttcttcaatttaagtctgaatttggcaataaggagttcatgatctgagccacagtcagctcctggtcttttttttttgctgactctatagagcttctccatctttggctgcaaagaatataatcaatctgattttggtattgaccatctggtgaagtccatgtgtagagtcttctcttgcattgttggaagagggtgtttgttatgattagtgcattttcttggcaaaactctattagtctttgccctgcttcattctgtattccaaggccaaatttgcctgtcactccaggtatttcttgacttcctacgtttgcattccagtcccctataatgaaaaggacatcttttttgggtgttagttctaaaaggtcttgtaggtcttcatagaaccattcaacttcagcttcttcagcattactggttggggcatagacttggattactgtgatattgaatggtttgccttggaaacgaacagaaatcattctgtcatttttgagattgcatccaagtactgcatttcggactcttttgttgactatgatggctactccatttcttctgagggattcctgcccacagtagtagatataatggtcatctgagttaaattcacccattccagtccattttagttcttagtatatattaaattaaaatcttGATATTTCCTGTAAACTCTGCCCATCAACTATTTATCCCTTACTGATTGCCAGATTATGAGCTGGATGAATGAAGACTACTTTGGAACtgtttaatatgaaaaaaatatatattataaattttcaataaaaacatgtttgctaatatttatatatatgtaatttctgtatttttgaaaACTACTGTGTTGAACTTATAATACATAATTGTTGTTctcaaataaattttattcttcattcaCACATCAAGTCCCTAAGAATAATACTTAGCAAGCTAGGTATTGGTTTGCCTCAATGACAGGGTTAAAATCCCAAGAATATAATGCATGTGAAGGAACATGTAAACTATGAATCACCAGTTCTCACAGGCAGCAATAATAGCATAGATAATTCTAAATAAATAGGGGAGATTCCATTTataccatttattcattcattcattcctcggGGGAGGGTAAGGTAGTCCTCAAGGCATTACCAAAATAATACAGAACTCCTGGCAACTACTTGGTTGCCTAAGGCTGCTATTTATGTAAGGGCATAAAGAGTCTTACTgggaattttaaaggaaatcctaGAGAACTACATGACAAGGAAACTTTGAAAATCTCCAATAGGACATATTTTGGAGTTTTGGATGTACACATGTCCAGGAGAGACCTAGGAGAAAAGAAGGTACCAACTGCTCAACTATAGTTGACACTGAGGCCCACATAAGCACTGTGATAACCTAAGGCTATCCTGTAAAATTTGAGAAGCTTGAGGTGAACCTTCTTACACAGAACCCTTTGGCAAATGGTAGAAAGTATACAGGTAAGATCTTattgagaagcaaatggcaacccatggcattattcttgcctagagaagccatggacagaggaacctgacaggctccagtccatggggtcacaaagagtcgaacacaactaaagaaagttagcacacagcacacaaggCCTTTAAGGGAGATTGACTGATGACTGATAGGCCATTAAATTATACTGACCTAGAGCTGATCTCTAGGaagcagatttaaaaataaaaacaagaacttaaaaacaaaaagatagtaGAAAACTCAGTGTCCACAGACCACACAGAATACAGAAACAATAGAATCAGTCCAGCAAGGTTGTTAAATAATAAGCAGCAACAAGGGGAGAAAAGGCAACAACAGCAAGTGCTAGAGAGTGAAGCAATTCCATGCCAGAGTAAATACACTTCTAAAATGCCCCGTTTTCAACCAAAACTTATGAGACATGCAAACAAAAAGGAAAGTAGGCCACCTGTACAGGAATGGGGGGAAACAGCTGTGGTTACCCAAGGATGAAAGaacagataaaaccaaggagggtcttggaatgcaggaatgggaaaaccagacccctatcatccttccctctcccgtgttgtaactattaatggatttcaggtcctcctgagcagtataacctgcctcccctcctaccccttagggagaaggtatttgccttactcttcccccACTCAGGATATATGCTTCATCCAATCAACAaatgacccacaagacccctatcccactcctAGTACACTGGGTATAAACATGGACTAAAGACCACTGCTCAACgtcagttctcccttgagctggcctgctgttctaacagtgtctcccactctaataCACTTCAATTgcctctcattctctctcatctttggaaattcttttccaacctgcacaTGTCAGCAGCCAAAACAAAATGTCCCAGGGGAAGACAGATATTGGAATTACTGAACAAAAATTATTATCAGCTATTATAAAcatgctttttttgttttaaggaaatgactaaagaatgaatgaaaagtagGAGCATGATGTCTTGTCCAAATAGGGAATATCACTATCAATAAACAGTAAGTTATAAAATTACCAAATAAAAATTCTGGAGTAGCAAGTACAATAACTGAAAGGGAAAATTGACTGGAGCGATTCAGCAAAAGAGCTGAACTTGTAGAAAAAGAGTCTCTGAACTTGAAAGAAGTCAGTTTAGACTTATCAGTCTGAGAAACAGAATCGaagaataatgaagaaaaatgtaGAAACCTTTAGCAAGCTATTGGTTACCAGCAAGTATACCAACATATACCTGTTGAGAATTCTAGAAGGAGGAGACAAAAAAcgtggaggaaaaaaatggaagaaatagtaGCTAAAGAATTCACAAATTTGGTGAAAAATATTAGTCTATTCATTCAATAAGTATAAAACATAGAAGAGATCCACTCATCTTAGGCAAATTGGCAAAAATCAAAGACCAAGagagaatcttgaaagcagcaagtgAATAATGACTTAAGTAGCCTCAATAAGATTGACAGCTCATGTCTCATCAGAAACTATTGAACCAAGAAGACAATTGGATAATATCCTCAtagttttcaaagaaaaactGTCAGTTAAGAATTCTACATGCAGCTGTtttcttcaaaaactaaaaagaaattaaacatttcCAGATAAACAAAGCATTCATCACTAGCAAATGTGCCCTATAAGAATATTAAAGGGAGTCCTTAGGCTGAAACAAAAGGGCATTTGATGGTAACTGAAATCCACACAAAAACACAGAGTACTGCATAAGTATTAAGATAATCAGTTTAACATATTGATTCTTCCTCTttccatctattaaaaaaaaaactgtataagTCAAATATCTAAAAAACTTTTCATATAATGATGCAATTCATTTGAATATTCTACAATTGAGGAAAGGCAGAATTATAACCAAGTTTCTCTgtattattgaaaataataatCTCTACTAGATACCATACTAAGCACTGAATATATAATAACATGACGAATGTAACTTAATCCTGATAAACTTAcaattgaaggaggaaacagatgtTACATTTAAtatagcttgaaagtgaaagtgaagtcgctcagtagtatctgactctttgcgaccccatggactgtagcctatcaggctcctccgtccatggcattttccaggcaagagtgctggagtggattgccatttccttctccaggggatcttcctgacccaggaatcgaaccgggtttcccacattgcaggtagatgctttaccatctattTTAATCTTGCCTCTGCAGatttagttcattttttaaaatatttactatataatcTAGTTTGCAAAACCAGTTCATATTGTAAAATCAGTCAAATCTTACTTTAGGTTAAgaaaaaatatgctaactttatttttcaattctagTTTAGTGAATTTACAAAATACACTAAAATAATTAGAAGTAGTCAGCTAGATAATATATAGTAGCAAAAAGCATTATGTCAAAAGCAGTGTTACAGATCTAGtgcaattaatttatttttacaatttagAAAACTAACAAATTAGTATATTGTttcctattattattttactaataAATCAATATGATGAAtagcaaatattaaaagttatttatgAGGTAAGGAATTCTTTTACctcatatgtatgtattttgtatgtatatgtatttttacatatatatatatattacaatgtATGTATTTTGGCACATGCATATATCCCTCACAAGTTGAGTTGAGCTTTTTTGAATAAGTAAGAAACATGAACAAAAATTTAGTATCAATTTCATTCTACATGACTGTATTTTTCTAGTATTCATTTTATTGTAGTAAGAACACTTAACctgagatctactctcttaaaatatttaagcataaaatgtattatttttgacTATGATACAGTGTACATAGATCTCTAGAGTTTATCTTACTTAACTGAAACTTTATGCCCCCCCCTTGAGAAGCAACTCCTCATTTCCCCCTTCAACCAGCCCCTACAATCACCATTTCACTCTGGTGCTATAGACTATTCTACAcctcatataaatagaattatgaaatatttgtctttctgtaacttttaaatttcattagcATAATGTTCACCAATGTTGTACTATATGTCAGAATTTTTTAGGGCAAAATGATATTCCCTAATATGCATAtacaacattttctttatccattaatctgttcATGGGCATCAAGGTGGTTTCCACCTCTCGGCTACTGTGAACAGtggtgcaatgaacatgggagtactAATAGGAGTACTAATATTTTGGGGGGattctgatttcaattcttttggataaatacccagaagtaggattgctggttCTATTTGACAgttctccttttaattttttgaggaatctccatattatTTTCTATAGCAACTGCACTATTTTGAATTACCACCAACAATATCAACACTTGGtcaacacttttttcttttctagtagtCATCCTGACAGGGCTGAATAGATCCCTCACTGTGGTatgaatttgcatttccctgaagacTAATGACACTGAACATTTTTTCACATACCTTTTGATCATTTGTATGTATTTTCTGGAGAAATGTAAGATCAGGTCCATAGACCAATTTTTaatccagtttttaaatttttccctaTTGAGTTGTCAGATTTCCTTGTATGTTTTGGGTATTAACTTCttatatatggtttgcaaatattttctcccattccataagttgccttttcactctgctgcttcctttgctgtgaagaACGAATTTAATTTGATACGGTCCTGCTTGCTTACTTTTGTCTTTGTTGCctctgcttttggtgtcataactATGTAATCACTTCCAAGACCAAGATCTGGAAGATTTCTCCCTGTTTTTTCCTAGAAACTTTATAGTTTAAAGTCTTCcatttgtgccagtaccatactgtcttgatgactgtggctttgtagtagagcctgaagtcaggcaggttgattcctccagttccattcttctttctcaagatagctttggctattcgaggttttttgtatttccatacaaattgtgaaattatttgttcacaaattgtgaaattattgtttcaagaataccgttggtagcttgatagggattgcattgaatctataaattgctttgggtagtatactcattttcattatattgattcttccaatccatgaacatggtatatttctccaactattagtgtcctctttggtttctttcaccagtgttttatagttttctatatataggtctttagtttctttaggtagatatatctttaatccattttaggtTGTGTGTAGTTTAACagcccaatttcattcttttgcatatgattTTCCAGGTTTTTTTCAACCATTTATCAAAAAAACTATCCTTTTCCCATTGGGTTTTCTTACCACTCTTGAAGATCCATTGACCTTATATGTCTGTTGTTATGCTAGTCttgtactattttgattactatggTTTTGTAAGATATTAACAGATTTAAATGAGGCagcatgatgcctccagctttgttctttaagAATGATTTGGCTATTTGTGAGCTTTTATGGTTCTACATAAATTACTTACCTGTTAATAAAAGCCATTGGAATtatgatagggattgcattaaatccatAGATCACTCTGATAgtatatattttaacaatattaaatcttccAACTCATGAGCACagtatttctttccatttgttttgtcttttctaatttctttcatcaatgtttttcagttttcaatatataggtctctcacctccttggttaagtttattctaaGGTATTTTAGTCTTTTCAATGCtactgaaaatgaaattatttttctaattcccTTTTCAGGTAGTTTATTGTTAGTGCAACTAATTTTtgcatgttgattttgtatcctgaaactttactcaACTTTTTATCAGCTTTAACAGTTTATCTTTCATTATGGAGTTTTTAGGGGTTTCTATATATAAgagcatgtcatctgcaaacatggacagttttacttcttcccttccaatttggatgccttttctttttcttgtctaattacTCCAGCTATGATTTCTAGTCCTATGTTGAATAGAAGGAGTGAAAGCAAGCATTCTTGCCTCATCCCTGATTTTAGAAAAAAGCTTTCAGCATTTTACCATTTAGTATGATGTTAGCAATGTGATTTTCATATATGGCCTATATGGAGACAATTCTCTTTTATCCCTAGTTtgtgagtttttatcatgaaaagtgttgaattttgtcaaatgatcTTTTCTTTTGCACCTACTGAAATAAGATTTAATTCCTTGTCCTGTTAAGATCAATTAGCATGATGTACCAtcctaattggagaaggaaatggcaacccactccagtattcttgcctggagactcccatggacagaggagtctggtgggctgctgtccacagggtcacacagagttggacacaactgaagtgacttagcatgcatgcatgcattggagaagaaatggcaacccactccagtattcttgcctggagaatcccagggacgggcgagcctggtgagccgccgtctatggggtcacacagagttggacatgactgaagtgatttagcagcagcagaagcaacacCATCCTAATATGTTGAACCAATTTTGCGTCCCAGGGATAAAGTTCACTAGGTCATGGGGTGTGATCCTCATGGATACTGGcctgcaattttattttctttggcatctttgtctggctCTGGTATTAGGGTAATACTggactcataaaatgagtttggaacagttccttcctcttcagttttttggaagaatttgaagAGGATTGGCATCAATTActgtttaaatgtttgatagaattcaccagtgaagccaacTAGCCCTAGGCTTTTCTTTGTTAGAAGGCTTTGACAACTGATTTATTCTCTACATCAGCTATAggtctattcatattttctatttcttcatgaattGACCTCTGTAAGTTGTATATTTCTGGGAATTTAACCATTTCTTCAAGGAAATCTAAATTGTTGACATAATAGTTCATAGTAGCCACTCATGATTCTTTTTATCTCCATGGAATTagttgtaatgtctcctctttcatttgtgattttaagtgttcttttccttaatttagttaatggtttgtcaatttgttttattttgaaaagctaattcttgattttgttttctactatttttctattttatttttgccctcatcta comes from the Bubalus kerabau isolate K-KA32 ecotype Philippines breed swamp buffalo chromosome 1, PCC_UOA_SB_1v2, whole genome shotgun sequence genome and includes:
- the LOC129655762 gene encoding uncharacterized protein LOC129655762, which gives rise to MEKLYRVSKKKRPGADCGSDHELLIAKFRLKLKKVGKTTRPYRYDLNQIPYDYTVEVRNRFKGLDLIDRVPDKLWNEVRDTVQETGIKTIPVEKKCKKAKWLSGEALQIAVKRREAKSKGAKERYKQLNAEFQRIAKRDKKAFFSDQCKEIEENNRMGKTRDLFKKIRNTKGTFHAKMGSIKDRNGMDLTEAEDIKKRWQEYTEELYKKDLHDPDNHDGVITDLEPDILECEVKWALESITTNKASGGDGIPVELFQILKDDTVKVLHSICQQIWKTQQWPQDWKRSVFIPIPKKGNAKECSNYRTVALISHASKVMLKILQARLSNM